From Neomonachus schauinslandi chromosome 4, ASM220157v2, whole genome shotgun sequence:
GGGCCATCACTATTGCTGGCATTCCGCAATCCATCACTGAGTGTGTGAAACAGATCTGCGTGGTCATGCTGGAGTCCCCCCCAAAGGGCGTGACCATCCCGTACCGGCCCAAGCCGAACAGTTCTTCAGTCATCTTTGCAGGTGGTCAAGCGTATACCATTCAAGGACAGTGTGCCGTTCCACAGCCAGATTTGACCAAGCTGCATCAGTTGGCAACGCGACAGTCTCATTTTCCCATGACGCATGGAAACACCAGATTCAGTGGTTTGGATGCATCTGCTCAGACTACTTCTCATGAACTCACCCTTCCAAATGATTTGGTTGGCTGCATAATCGGGCGTCAAGGCGCCAAAATCAATGAGATCCGTCAGATGTCTGGGGCGCAGATGAAAACTGCGAACCCAGTGGAAGGATCTATTGATAGGCAGGTTACCATCACTGGATCTGCTGCCAGTGTTAGCCTGGCTCAATATCTAATCAATGTCAGTTTAGAAAACCCTAAACCCTCCTCCCACGTAGCCTCCCTCACGATCCCTGATCACCTTAGCATCAACCTCTCCCAACTCTCcaccccttcttcttcttcttcttcctccaccaccaccccctcgcTCGCCGCAGCGGGGACCTCTGACGCACCCTCCAGCCTCCCCAACCCTCTTCCGACCGCCCCTGGTGTCTCCAGTCTGCTTGGCATGAAACCCATCCCTCTTCTCCTGGCTCTGAATGTTGTGTCTGCTGCTAAGGGTACCAGGGCTTcagctaccaccaccaccacctctgccGTGCCATGTGTAACTAACAAACTGAAAGGCGAGAAACAGAGATTCTCCCCCTACTGACTGAATATCTTGAGGCACCCCCTCAAGTActtcttggtttatttt
This genomic window contains:
- the LOC110580648 gene encoding LOW QUALITY PROTEIN: poly(rC)-binding protein 2-like (The sequence of the model RefSeq protein was modified relative to this genomic sequence to represent the inferred CDS: inserted 2 bases in 1 codon) yields the protein MTTNLLKALTTKNYLVQNVNRAAVEKPLFNFLKSPAPQNTARHGHRCDRRWIKCHSHLRLLMHGKEVGSIIGKKGESVKKMREDTGARINISEGNCPERIITLAGXTNAIFKAFAMITDKLEEAISSSMTSSTAASRAPVTLRQVVPASQCGSLIGKGGCKIKEIRESTGAQVQVAGDMLPNSSERAITIAGIPQSITECVKQICVVMLESPPKGVTIPYRPKPNSSSVIFAGGQAYTIQGQCAVPQPDLTKLHQLATRQSHFPMTHGNTRFSGLDASAQTTSHELTLPNDLVGCIIGRQGAKINEIRQMSGAQMKTANPVEGSIDRQVTITGSAASVSLAQYLINVSLENPKPSSHVASLTIPDHLSINLSQLSTPSSSSSSSTTTPSLAAAGTSDAPSSLPNPLPTAPGVSSLLGMKPIPLLLALNVVSAAKGTRASATTTTTSAVPCVTNKLKGEKQRFSPY